The sequence CCGGTAATAGGCAATGGCGATATCTGGACTCCCCAGGATGCGGCGCGTATGCTGGCTGAAACTGGTTGCGATGCTGTGATGATTGGCCGGGGCGCCCTGGGCAATCCCTGGATTTTTCGCCGTACAGTTCACTACCTGGCAACCGGTGAACTGTTGCCGGAGCCGACGGCTGCTGAAAAGGTACAAATGGCCAAAAGGCATCTGGATCTGTTACTGGCGGAAAAGGGAGAATATATTGCGGTTAGGGAAATGCGTAAACATGCAGCCTGGTATGTTAAAGGATTACGGGAAGCCACCCGTTTGCGAGAAGAAATCAATAAGGCAACTTCGGCCCAGGAAGTTAAAGATTGTTTAGACCAGTATCTTGCTCACCTGTCTAGGTGAGTATTTTTTTTCGCCAGGTAAGGAATAATTATGGGTAATCGGAATTTATTAGTGATAGGAGGTTAAGGACATGTTAAAAGTAGTTAGCATAAGCCTGGGTTCTTCCAGTCGCAATCATACTGTGGAGACGGAAATTGCCGGTAAAAAAATAATGTTAAGCCGTCTGGGTACAGATGGGGATTGGCTAAAAGCACGGCAATTGTTTTGTGAATTGGATGGCAAAGTGGATGCCTTTGGTCTGGGGGGAATGGATTTGTATGTTTATATTGCCGGTAAAAGATACACTTTCCGGCAGGCAGTCAGGTTGATCGAAGGGGTACATACGCCGGTTCTGGATGGAAGCGGGCTGAAAAACACCCTGGAGAAACATGTTATTAATCTATTACAGGAGGAAGGGATAGTTAAGTTCGTTGATAAAAAAATTTTGCTGGTTTCCGGGGCGGATCGTTTTGGTATGGCAGAAGCTTTGATACAGACTGGAGCCCAGGTGGTTTTCGGGGATTTATTATTTGGCCTGGGATTGCCTTTTCCTATGTATAATTACCAGACTTTCTGCCGCGT is a genomic window of Carboxydocella sporoproducens DSM 16521 containing:
- a CDS encoding quinate 5-dehydrogenase — its product is MLKVVSISLGSSSRNHTVETEIAGKKIMLSRLGTDGDWLKARQLFCELDGKVDAFGLGGMDLYVYIAGKRYTFRQAVRLIEGVHTPVLDGSGLKNTLEKHVINLLQEEGIVKFVDKKILLVSGADRFGMAEALIQTGAQVVFGDLLFGLGLPFPMYNYQTFCRVAQMVLPLITQMPFSLLYPTGEKQTVNTPKFTRFFAEADIIAGDFLFIKRYMPGELEGKIIITNTVTAADIKELADRGVHKVITTTPEFQGRSFGTNVLEAMLVALSGAKTALTAEEYLEIIQRFEIRPRVVDLRVA